Proteins encoded by one window of Kribbella italica:
- a CDS encoding NAD(P)-dependent alcohol dehydrogenase, translating into MKAIVQDRYGAPDVLELREIDQPAPGASDVLVRVHAAAVNARDWHLMRGDPYVARLMDKSTFGRRGPRQPVRGSDFAGVVESVGAGVTRFKPGDRVFGEADGAFAEFVCAPVTSVAHLPAALTFGQAAAFPLAANTALMGLRALEAGQHLLVNGASGGVGTFAVQIAKAYGAEVTAVCSTRNVDLVRELGADHVVDYTTTDFTRATAQYDVLLDLVGNRTLRDLRRPLKPGGTLVLSGGGVSRGGSLIGPVGLIIRGTLLAKLTRRHHIEVLEAVPRADNLRALADLAETGKVVAVVDREYPLAQAAEAIRYLEVDHARAKVVLTL; encoded by the coding sequence ATGAAAGCCATCGTGCAGGACCGGTACGGCGCGCCTGACGTGCTGGAGCTCCGGGAGATCGACCAGCCGGCACCAGGCGCCAGTGACGTTCTGGTGCGGGTTCATGCCGCCGCGGTCAATGCGCGGGACTGGCACTTGATGCGCGGTGATCCGTACGTCGCGCGGCTGATGGACAAGTCGACCTTCGGCCGGCGCGGACCGAGGCAGCCGGTTCGGGGGAGCGACTTCGCGGGCGTGGTCGAGTCCGTCGGGGCGGGGGTGACGAGGTTCAAGCCGGGCGACCGGGTGTTCGGTGAAGCGGACGGTGCCTTCGCCGAGTTCGTCTGTGCGCCGGTGACCTCGGTCGCGCACCTGCCGGCGGCGCTCACGTTCGGGCAGGCGGCGGCGTTCCCGCTCGCGGCGAACACCGCGCTGATGGGTCTGCGCGCGCTGGAGGCGGGTCAGCACTTGCTCGTGAACGGCGCGTCCGGCGGGGTCGGCACGTTCGCCGTACAGATCGCCAAGGCGTACGGCGCGGAGGTGACCGCCGTCTGTAGCACCCGCAACGTCGACCTGGTCCGCGAGCTCGGCGCCGACCACGTCGTCGACTACACCACCACCGACTTCACCAGAGCCACCGCCCAGTACGACGTACTGCTCGACCTGGTCGGCAACCGCACCCTCCGCGACCTGCGCCGCCCCCTGAAGCCAGGCGGCACGCTCGTCCTGTCCGGAGGCGGCGTCTCCCGCGGCGGCAGCTTGATCGGCCCGGTGGGCCTGATCATCCGGGGCACCTTGCTCGCCAAGCTCACTCGCCGCCACCACATCGAGGTCCTCGAAGCCGTCCCGCGCGCCGACAACCTCCGCGCCCTGGCCGACCTCGCCGAGACCGGCAAGGTGGTCGCGGTCGTTGATCGCGAGTACCCGCTCGCCCAGGCCGCCGAAGCGATCCGCTACCTGGAGGTGGACCACGCGAGGGCCAAGGTCGTCCTGACCCTCTGA
- a CDS encoding RNA polymerase sigma factor produces MPGQIESLLRELAPRVVGPLVRRYGGFDLCEDAVQEALLAATTQWPADGVPDQPLNWLITVASRRRIELLRSETARRKREETVAAADPHRSFETPDGPSYEPVPESDDSLTLLFLCCHPALTPPSQIALTLRAVGGLTTGEIARAFLVPEATIGQRISRAKASIKSGGATFRMPPAEELGPRLATVLHVLYLIFNEGYTASSGEALHRVELSTEAIRLTRQLHAQLPAEGEVSGLLALMLLTDARRPARTSETGALIPLPDQDRTRWHRDFIAEGTDLISTTLSAAPIGPYQLQAAIAAVHAEALDAADTDWRQILVLYELLETLSPGPIVTLNRIVAVAMVHGPRTGLDLLGEAPEDHHRTTAVRAHLLELAGDLEAARTAYQEAARLTQSFPERHYLAARAEALS; encoded by the coding sequence TTGCCGGGGCAGATCGAGAGTCTGTTGCGGGAGCTCGCTCCCCGGGTCGTCGGCCCGCTGGTCCGCCGGTACGGCGGGTTCGACCTCTGCGAGGACGCCGTCCAGGAGGCCTTGCTCGCGGCGACCACCCAGTGGCCGGCCGACGGCGTTCCCGACCAGCCGCTGAACTGGCTGATCACCGTCGCGTCCCGGCGCCGGATCGAGCTGCTGCGCAGCGAGACGGCCCGGCGCAAACGCGAGGAGACGGTCGCCGCCGCGGACCCCCATCGGTCGTTCGAGACGCCGGACGGGCCGTCGTACGAGCCCGTCCCGGAGAGCGACGACTCGCTCACACTGCTGTTCCTCTGCTGCCATCCCGCGCTCACTCCCCCGTCGCAGATCGCGCTCACCCTGCGCGCCGTCGGCGGACTGACGACGGGCGAGATCGCCCGCGCCTTCCTGGTGCCCGAGGCAACCATCGGTCAGCGGATCAGCCGGGCGAAGGCATCGATCAAGTCCGGCGGCGCGACCTTCCGGATGCCGCCCGCCGAAGAGCTCGGCCCGCGGCTGGCCACCGTCCTGCACGTGCTCTACCTGATCTTCAACGAGGGCTACACCGCCAGCTCCGGCGAGGCCCTGCACCGCGTCGAGCTGAGCACCGAGGCGATCCGCCTCACCCGCCAGCTGCACGCGCAGCTCCCGGCCGAAGGCGAGGTCAGTGGCCTGCTCGCGCTGATGCTGCTGACCGACGCCCGGCGCCCCGCCCGGACCTCCGAGACCGGCGCGCTGATCCCTCTCCCGGACCAGGACCGCACCCGCTGGCACCGCGATTTCATTGCCGAAGGCACCGACCTGATCAGTACGACGCTCAGCGCCGCGCCCATCGGCCCGTACCAGCTGCAGGCCGCGATCGCCGCGGTGCACGCCGAGGCGCTGGATGCCGCCGACACCGACTGGCGCCAGATCCTCGTGCTCTACGAGCTCCTGGAGACCCTCTCCCCCGGCCCGATCGTCACCCTGAACCGGATCGTCGCCGTCGCGATGGTGCACGGTCCGCGGACCGGCCTCGACCTTCTCGGCGAGGCCCCCGAGGACCACCACCGCACCACCGCCGTACGGGCGCATCTGCTCGAACTGGCGGGCGACCTCGAAGCTGCTCGGACGGCGTACCAGGAAGCGGCTCGGCTGACCCAGTCGTTCCCCGAGCGGCACTACCTGGCGGCCCGCGCGGAGGCGCTCAGCTGA
- a CDS encoding YciI family protein, translated as MKFLILIYGNPEGRALWNQLSPEQRRESMAGYTALENALSVKNELLASESLDDPALTRQVLVRDGKAVTTDGPFAEIKEQLAGFYLVECDTVERATEIVTQIPEAEYSIVEIRPVRDLSTLL; from the coding sequence ATGAAGTTCCTGATCCTGATCTACGGCAACCCCGAGGGCCGCGCGCTGTGGAACCAGCTGTCGCCGGAGCAGCGACGCGAGTCGATGGCCGGCTACACCGCCCTCGAAAACGCTTTGAGCGTGAAGAACGAGCTGCTCGCGAGCGAGTCGCTGGACGATCCCGCACTGACCCGCCAAGTGCTCGTACGCGACGGCAAGGCGGTCACCACCGACGGCCCGTTCGCCGAGATCAAGGAGCAGCTGGCGGGCTTCTACCTGGTCGAGTGCGACACCGTCGAGCGCGCGACCGAGATCGTCACGCAGATCCCCGAGGCCGAGTACAGCATCGTCGAGATCCGTCCGGTCCGGGACCTGAGCACTCTGCTGTGA
- a CDS encoding CDP-alcohol phosphatidyltransferase family protein has protein sequence MPDLEVSDRVLTIPNALSFVRLLGVPLFLWLILGPEEDGWALLVLAVSGFTDWADGQIARRMNQTTRLGQMLDPVADRLYIFATVLGLALRDIIPWWLAIALPLRDLLLTFTLPALHRRGFNALPVHFLGKSATFCLLYAFPLLLLGDGDSTLNLLARVFGWAFAIWGTALYYWAGALYFVQLRHLIQTVKPISGQPGRS, from the coding sequence GTGCCGGACTTGGAGGTGTCCGACCGGGTACTGACGATCCCGAACGCACTGAGCTTCGTGCGGTTGCTCGGGGTGCCGTTGTTCCTGTGGCTGATTCTCGGCCCGGAGGAGGACGGCTGGGCCCTGCTGGTGCTCGCCGTCTCCGGTTTCACCGACTGGGCCGACGGCCAGATCGCCCGCCGGATGAACCAGACCACCCGGCTCGGCCAGATGCTCGACCCGGTCGCCGACCGGCTCTACATCTTCGCGACCGTGCTCGGCCTGGCACTGCGCGACATCATCCCGTGGTGGCTGGCGATCGCGCTGCCGCTGCGCGACCTGCTGCTGACCTTCACCCTGCCCGCGCTGCACCGCCGCGGCTTCAACGCGCTGCCCGTGCACTTCCTCGGCAAGTCGGCGACCTTCTGTCTGCTGTACGCCTTCCCGCTGCTGCTGCTCGGTGACGGCGACAGCACGCTCAACCTGCTCGCCCGGGTGTTCGGCTGGGCGTTCGCGATCTGGGGCACGGCGCTGTACTACTGGGCCGGCGCGCTGTACTTCGTGCAGCTGCGGCACCTGATCCAGACCGTCAAACCGATCAGTGGGCAACCGGGGAGATCGTGA
- a CDS encoding DUF881 domain-containing protein: protein MSLLNNLMAHPLDEGYAISARARPLTGGPKKARHRIMLVVAFVVLGFLLAIAASQNYRAAPAAEKQRNELVERVEQADGRLNDLRNRQTALVGEVRGLQAGALSESDAALQKKVDDLELQVGSIAVTGPGLKVVVDDAKNADDKEGRLLDVDLQQLVNGLWTAGAEAIAVNGHRLTSLTAIRGAGSAITVDYSSLNPPYTVLAIGDTNTLPARFAQSSGGQWVQYLVSNFDVRMTTTTEDSLLVPADATIALRYAKVGPK, encoded by the coding sequence ATGTCGCTGCTGAACAACCTGATGGCGCACCCGCTCGACGAGGGGTACGCGATCAGCGCGCGGGCCCGTCCGTTGACCGGTGGGCCCAAGAAGGCCCGGCACCGGATCATGCTGGTCGTCGCGTTCGTCGTCCTGGGATTCCTGCTGGCGATCGCCGCGTCGCAGAACTACCGCGCCGCCCCGGCGGCCGAGAAGCAGCGCAACGAGCTGGTCGAACGCGTCGAGCAGGCCGACGGCCGGCTGAACGACCTGCGCAACCGCCAGACCGCCCTGGTGGGTGAGGTGCGCGGGCTGCAGGCCGGCGCGCTGAGCGAGTCCGACGCGGCGCTGCAGAAGAAGGTCGACGACCTGGAGCTGCAGGTCGGCTCGATCGCCGTGACCGGGCCCGGCCTCAAGGTGGTCGTCGACGACGCCAAGAACGCCGACGACAAGGAGGGCCGGCTGCTCGACGTCGACCTCCAGCAACTGGTCAACGGGCTGTGGACCGCGGGCGCCGAGGCGATCGCCGTGAACGGCCACCGGCTGACCAGCCTGACCGCGATCCGCGGCGCCGGCAGCGCGATCACCGTCGACTACAGCTCGCTCAACCCGCCGTACACGGTGCTCGCGATCGGTGACACCAACACCTTGCCGGCCCGGTTCGCCCAGAGCTCGGGCGGCCAGTGGGTGCAGTACCTGGTGAGCAACTTCGATGTCCGGATGACAACCACGACGGAGGACTCCTTGCTGGTGCCAGCCGATGCCACCATCGCGCTGCGGTACGCGAAGGTGGGACCGAAATGA
- a CDS encoding small basic family protein, translated as MIAVLGLVIGVVIGLLVAPDVPDWAQPYLPIAVVAALDAVFGALRAFLDGIFDDKVFVVSFVSNVLIAALIVYLGDQLGVGSQLSTGVVVVLGIRIFTNMAAIRRHVFRA; from the coding sequence ATGATCGCCGTGCTCGGTCTGGTGATCGGCGTCGTGATCGGCCTGCTGGTCGCGCCCGACGTGCCCGACTGGGCCCAGCCGTACCTGCCGATCGCCGTCGTCGCCGCGCTCGACGCGGTCTTCGGCGCGCTGCGCGCGTTCCTGGACGGGATCTTCGACGACAAGGTGTTCGTCGTGTCGTTCGTGTCCAACGTGCTGATCGCGGCCCTGATCGTCTACCTCGGTGACCAGCTCGGCGTCGGCTCGCAGCTGTCCACGGGTGTCGTCGTCGTGCTGGGCATCCGGATCTTCACCAACATGGCCGCGATCCGCCGGCACGTCTTCCGGGCCTGA
- a CDS encoding DUF881 domain-containing protein has product MSDDQRPPEEPKRPPQHRGEAHHRASAPKHPDRTPPPGPEGPGEGSAPASPSAAPSPSAEASGSGPDGTPADPAHPAAPTPMPRAKGPNLALRRLKAGFKPSRGQAIVAVVLALVACTAVVQVRVNRADDGYQNARREDLIAILDGLNQNNRRLESEITELEERKNTLSSSADKAQTAREQAEQQVRTLGILAGTLPAQGPGVRITLNDPEGKMTSGNLLDAIEELRDAGAEAIQINGSVRVVASTDLIDDAPGVRVDGEKLVSPYVVEAIGESHNLAEAANFPGGLVSEVTGPQIGGTAEVTELRQLTISALHAPEEHRYARPAPSPTK; this is encoded by the coding sequence ATGAGCGACGACCAGCGACCGCCCGAGGAGCCGAAGCGCCCGCCGCAGCACCGCGGCGAGGCGCACCACCGGGCGTCCGCGCCGAAGCATCCCGACCGTACGCCGCCGCCCGGGCCCGAGGGGCCGGGCGAGGGATCGGCCCCGGCCTCGCCTTCGGCGGCGCCCTCGCCCTCGGCGGAGGCTTCGGGTTCGGGTCCGGACGGTACGCCGGCTGACCCGGCACACCCGGCCGCGCCGACCCCGATGCCGCGCGCCAAGGGGCCGAACCTGGCCCTGCGCCGGTTGAAGGCCGGCTTCAAGCCCTCGCGCGGACAGGCGATCGTCGCCGTCGTACTGGCACTCGTCGCCTGTACGGCGGTCGTCCAGGTCCGGGTCAACCGCGCCGACGACGGCTACCAGAACGCCCGCCGCGAGGACCTGATCGCGATCCTCGACGGCCTGAACCAGAACAACCGCCGGCTGGAGAGCGAGATCACCGAGCTGGAGGAGCGCAAGAACACGCTGTCCTCCAGCGCGGACAAGGCCCAGACCGCGCGCGAGCAGGCCGAGCAGCAGGTCCGCACCCTCGGCATCCTGGCCGGCACGCTGCCGGCCCAGGGGCCGGGTGTCCGGATCACGCTGAACGACCCCGAGGGCAAGATGACGTCGGGCAACCTGCTGGACGCGATCGAGGAGCTGCGTGACGCCGGCGCCGAGGCGATCCAGATCAACGGCTCGGTCCGGGTGGTGGCCAGTACCGACCTGATCGACGACGCGCCCGGGGTCCGGGTGGACGGCGAGAAGCTCGTCTCGCCGTACGTGGTCGAGGCGATCGGTGAGTCGCACAACCTGGCCGAGGCGGCGAACTTCCCCGGCGGTCTGGTCAGTGAGGTGACCGGTCCGCAGATCGGCGGCACCGCCGAGGTGACCGAGCTGCGGCAGCTGACCATCAGTGCCTTGCACGCGCCGGAGGAGCATCGCTACGCTCGCCCGGCCCCCAGCCCGACCAAGTAG
- the gcvH gene encoding glycine cleavage system protein GcvH, with product MYPEDLKYTAEHEWLKAGEEGPVRVGITDFAQDALGDIVYVQLPEVGAVVRAGDACGELESTKSVSDLFAPVNGTVRAVNEALADQPDLVNTDPYGEGWLLDLEVDDDEEVAALMDADTYKGQLDQS from the coding sequence GTGTACCCCGAAGACCTGAAGTACACGGCCGAGCACGAGTGGCTCAAGGCCGGCGAAGAAGGCCCGGTGCGGGTCGGTATCACCGACTTCGCCCAGGACGCGCTGGGCGACATCGTGTACGTCCAGCTGCCCGAGGTCGGCGCCGTCGTACGCGCCGGCGACGCCTGCGGCGAGCTGGAGTCGACCAAGTCCGTCAGCGACCTGTTCGCGCCGGTCAACGGCACCGTCCGGGCCGTCAACGAAGCGCTGGCCGACCAGCCCGACCTGGTCAACACCGACCCGTACGGCGAGGGCTGGCTGCTCGACCTCGAGGTCGACGACGACGAGGAGGTGGCGGCCCTGATGGACGCCGACACCTACAAGGGCCAGCTCGACCAGAGCTGA
- a CDS encoding FHA domain-containing protein yields MPFCNQCGHENSEGSRFCSQCGTMLPGADRPVPAPGVTDTAMLTPISAEPDTERIELAGEGLTAEDEAAVGALPAGSALLIVQRGPNAGSRFLLDVDVVTAGRHPDSDIFLDDVTVSRRHAEFRRDPAGVKVRDVGSLNGTYVNRDRIDEVALAGGDEVQIGKYRLVYYASGQA; encoded by the coding sequence ATGCCGTTCTGCAACCAGTGCGGGCACGAGAACTCCGAGGGCAGCAGGTTCTGCTCGCAGTGCGGAACGATGCTCCCTGGCGCGGACCGTCCGGTGCCCGCCCCCGGCGTCACCGACACCGCGATGCTGACGCCGATCAGCGCCGAGCCCGACACCGAGCGGATCGAGCTGGCCGGTGAGGGCCTGACCGCCGAGGACGAGGCCGCCGTCGGCGCGCTGCCGGCCGGGTCCGCCCTGCTGATCGTCCAGCGCGGGCCGAACGCGGGCAGCCGCTTCCTGCTCGACGTCGACGTGGTCACCGCCGGCCGGCACCCCGACAGCGACATCTTCCTGGACGACGTCACGGTCTCGCGCCGGCACGCGGAGTTCCGCCGCGACCCGGCCGGGGTCAAGGTCCGCGACGTCGGCAGCCTGAACGGCACGTACGTCAACCGCGACCGGATCGACGAGGTCGCGCTGGCAGGCGGCGACGAGGTCCAGATCGGCAAGTACCGGCTCGTCTACTACGCCAGTGGCCAGGCCTGA
- a CDS encoding MerR family transcriptional regulator: MLQVLQAEFADVTISKLRFLEAEGLVTPARTASGYRKFSAADIERLRYVLTAQRDQYLPLKVIKEHLGAMDRGLRPTPGGRPAAPAAAEPAGLPVAEDFGADRTELKLTREELRVAAGITAELLEQLESHQLVVARGNHYDGDAILVAKAAAEFGRYGVEPRHLRPFRTAADREVGLIEQVAGPRRDDKTQELAALAVRLHAALVRSRLSR, from the coding sequence GTGCTGCAGGTCCTGCAGGCCGAGTTTGCCGACGTCACCATCTCCAAGCTCCGCTTCCTCGAGGCCGAGGGACTGGTGACGCCGGCCCGGACGGCGTCCGGGTACCGGAAGTTCAGTGCGGCCGACATCGAGCGGCTGCGGTACGTGCTGACCGCGCAACGCGACCAGTACCTGCCGCTGAAGGTGATCAAGGAACACCTCGGCGCGATGGACCGCGGGCTGCGGCCGACACCGGGCGGCCGTCCGGCGGCGCCTGCCGCGGCCGAGCCGGCCGGGCTGCCGGTGGCCGAGGACTTCGGTGCCGACCGCACCGAGCTGAAGCTGACCCGTGAGGAGCTGCGGGTCGCGGCGGGGATCACGGCGGAGCTGCTCGAGCAGCTGGAGAGTCATCAGCTGGTGGTGGCTCGGGGCAACCACTACGACGGCGACGCGATCCTGGTGGCGAAGGCGGCCGCGGAGTTCGGGCGGTACGGCGTGGAGCCGCGGCACCTGAGGCCGTTCCGGACGGCGGCCGACCGCGAGGTCGGCCTGATCGAACAGGTCGCCGGGCCGCGGCGCGACGACAAGACCCAGGAGCTTGCGGCCCTCGCCGTACGGTTGCACGCGGCACTTGTTCGGTCTCGTTTGTCCCGCTGA